Genomic window (Temnothorax longispinosus isolate EJ_2023e chromosome 3, Tlon_JGU_v1, whole genome shotgun sequence):
TGCcgctaaaaaatataaagtatcaagGTCaacattatttaacaaaataaaagaacatgAGGTATATGCAAACATTCATCAATTTCAATCgaattcataatttatcatGAAGAGAAAAGTCAGTGTCTTAACACTAACTATACCTGAAGGGGATAAAATGACccgttgaaattttttaataatttatcacttatttttaaaacatcttaatttttaaaatttttcctgatttttattattatacgtagatgattaattttactaatttgtttactcttttcttttctaagaaaaaaagaacgtcGTATTCAATCTTGTGTACAAGTTAATGCAACCTTTGAATACCTTATTAGTTAAATCAAACACCAacacatgtacatacatcAGCATTTTGTAGGGCTACAAAAAGCAATCATACTGAAGAACCAAAAAATGTTGATGTGATTTTTGTACCCCGCGATTAGTATTAGTCCGTCTACTTCATTGAACGGTTGATATCGAAGTTATGGTAGAAATATTAGAGTTTTATAGATCATGGAGACAATAGTGTAACGTGCCAAGAATGTGAGGAAAggtttaaaatatcaaagaaaaatagaattcatGACTTTAGAAACCATACGAATAAGAGGTCTCTTATCTCATTGACGGCGAAGAatttttgtatctcgaaaagaaattttgtatcttcagtagaaataaataaattaatctccGGTATGTTCTAATATTAACAAGCCatgttttttgcaaaaatcttaaaaaaagagTTTGCAATATTCGAATTATTCGAATattgtcataaaaattatatttaaaggtAAAGCGATATTTTGTAGATAATATCGTATAGACAAATCAAATGTTAtaaatcaagtaaaaatagCAACAGGCTCGAAATAAACCTGTGAGGTAAACCTTGTGTCAAAAAACGAGTCCAGAAAGACACGTTAACCTGTCTAAAGACAGTTAAAACAGCCcgttgaaagaaagaaatagagaaCTTGCTGAAAATGCGTCGCTACTTCATAATGCACATGTTGCAATCGTTAACTTCAGAGAAGAGCAACTAAAGATAAGGGAATTATTATCGAGAGAATCCGCGTTTTATATCCGAAACATCCAAACGAAGAATGAGAAACGTAACATTTATCCCATGcgaattaaattgatttgtttgataaaaaaaacatatactTCTTAGAGTATatgcaacatatataatacagttTCTATTCAGGATGCACAGACGTTTGTCCATCATTATGGATCGACTGATCGACATATTTTTGCCAAAATCGCTTAGAACCCGTGCGttctaagaaaaatatcgcgataagaagaaaattaattaaagactGAAACTACTATTACTTCGCTGAGTACAAATGTGCCGTAACGAAAGTGATCCCTATGTATTATGTAACGCAAACGTAATAATCGGCGTAAGGGTTATTTTCACGCGTTTTTAGCACGACAAATTGAACTCAtcgaaattacattaattccATTCTTTGGCCTAAAAATGTCACGTCGATTACCATGTAACTGCATGTAATCGATTATCGGTAGCCTCGCAAAAATAACGAGCGAGAAAACTCCAGACTATcgttttcccttttttttcccctaaATTTTCGTGCGAGCCGAGAGTTAAATCGAGACGTTCGAGACTCGTCGAGCCCGTCGTTTAATTAATCTAGCGATCCGTCTTCGACGCGCGACGATCAAGTACGATCGataacgtgtgtgtgtgtgtgtgtgctcgAAACGGTCgccttattttttttattttttttttaaattttggaaaaGAAAGCGCTTCCTCGAAGGGAGGTAATGCCATTCCGATCGTACTTgatcgtcgcgcgtcgcgccatTCGCTCGAGAAACGGTGCCCCTCGAGAACGAGCGGTTGCTTCCCCCTCGAGAAAGGGAAACTCTCTCGTTTTCGGGCGAGGAAACGAGTTAAACGCTATTCGCCCACGACGTCGTCGgccttccttcctttctttttagtttaatatatatagctcCTGGCTCTCTACAGAGGACAATACGGCCAGAActcaaatactaataaaaaatggagGCAAACTATAGAGTTTGGAGCGAGGTAACACTCGACAGCGAGATAACACTCGATAAACTGCGTCGcaatcttcaaaaaatttttccgtACCGACGATGTCGAGGGCGTTCGGGCGACTTCGTGCGCCGAGCGACAGCAACGGACTTACCGCCTGCGGCAGAAACATGCGCGTGAAAACGAAGTTGTCCTTGGGTCGCTGCGAGGTGTCGTCGTCGCCCTGGTAACGTTGACGATGACGGTGACGGTGACGATGACGATAACGTTGACAGCGTTCGTCCAGAGCACTTAGCCACGGAAAAAGCCATCACCGCACGTGCCACAGACCAAGATTCACCGTACTGAGCTGCGGCAGCTTCATGATCCGCTCGAGGCCGCTGGTGGTGATCTTCGTGCAGCCGTACAGGTCGATGTACTTGAGGTTCTTCATGCTCTCGGCGACGGTGTGCACGCCACGGTCGGTCAGCCGGCTGCACTGGCCGATGTTGAGAGTCTCGAGGTCGTGCAGGGTCTTGGCGATCTTGCAGATGCCCTCGTCGCTGATCTGACAGGCGGACAGCGACAGGGATTTCAGGTTGAACAAACCTTGAGAGATGTGGACGAGCGCCTGATCGCCGATCTTATCGCAGAACGACACGTCGAGCGAGGTGATGCGGCTGCCGCCCTCGGCCAGATACGCCATGCCGATGTCGGAGATGTTGTCGCAGGAGCGCAGGTTGAGCTCGCGCAGACTCGACATCCTGGCCAGGTGCTTGACGCCGGAGTCGGTGATGCAGACGCAGAACGACAGGTTGATGGACTTGAGGGTGGTGAGACCGAGGGACACGTGCCTGAGCGCCTCGTCGCTCAGTCGCTGGCAGTCCTGCAGGCTCAGGTGTTCCAGGGCGAGATTACCGTCCGCGGTCTCGCGATTCAGGCCGGCCAAGTGCGCGATACCCATGTCGGAGACGTGCCAGCAGCTTCGCAGATCGAGCCGTTTGAGCTTCTTGAGGCCCCACGCGATCAGCAGCAAGCCGGTGTTGGTGATGTTGCAGCAACCGCCCAGCTCGAGATGCTCGAGATTCTTCAAGTACTGCGCTATCCTGCTGAGCGAGGCGTCCGTCACCTGCTTGCAGAGGGACAGGTTGAGCTCGGTGAGGGACGGGTATTCCTGGCAGAAGGCGTTCGTGATACCGATGTCGGTGATGTTGTAGCAGCCGGACAGGTTGAGCGCCTCGAGATTCGGCACACCCTTGAGCACGTCGCTGAGGCCGCGCCGCAGGGACAGCACCTGTACCCTCTTGACGCCACGTCGCACCAGACAGGCGAACAGCACCGGCGCCTGTTTCCTGAGGTGCAGCCGCGCCTCCACCCCTCGCCAGACCGAGCGGTAATAGGCGGCGTCGCGCCACGCGGTGCACACTTGCGCGGCGCGTCCCTTGTCGCGTACGTCCAGGTAGCTGAAAATGAGGGCGAGAATCTCCGGGTAGAGGGAGGACACGTGGGTGCTCGCGGCGGGCTGGCCGTGCGTCGCCGCGGTGCCTCGTTGATGCGCCTGATGCGGGTGCAGTTGATGCCGCGAGGAAATACCGCCCTGGCCGCTGATGGTGTAGGCCGGCAGACCGCCGGcgacggcagcggcggcggcggccgcggcggcggagTTGCCGCCGCCTCCCGCAgtgccaccgccaccgccgcacGCACCATTGCCGTCGGTGCCGTAATGCGGCGCCGTGCCGCCCGAGTTGTGCTGGAGTATCGCCTGGTTCTGCGACGTCGGGATCGCCAGGTGCGGCTGGTGCAGGTGGTAGTAGTGGCCCGGACGGTGGAGCAACGTCGTGCCGCCGCGACCGGCGCTCGGCGTCAACGGCGACGGAAGTTCCGTCATCAGCAGCTGGCTCTCCTCCATCTCGTCGTcgctgtcgtcgtcgtcgtcgtctgaCGCCGCGTCCTCGTGCTCGTCGTACCGCGACGtacccgtcgtcgtcgccgtcgcggtCGCGGTTGCGGTCGCGGTCGCCGACGCCGCTGCCGCAGCTGCCGCGCGGCGAAGCCTCACGCGCAGCGACTCCGCCGCGGCAACCGACGACGAGCGAGCGACCGTCGAGCCCTCGTCGTGTCCTTGTCCGTCGCGGTGATTATCTCCCTCTATCTTGaaatcttctttcttcttcttcctcctcttcctccgccTCCTCTTCTCCACGTCCCGCGTTGTCCACTCGTTTCCTCTCGGTTAATCCGATCCCCGCCGCTCGCGGTTATGACGCGACTTCGGTAGTCGCATAATAAAAGTttgtccgcgcgcgcgcacgtaccGCGACACGGTATTCGAAAAATCCGTGGATGATACGCGTGATACGCGTGCACTCGCGGAAGCGCGGCGCGAGAATCCCGATATCGATCGCGGCTATTGATCACCGCGATATCACAGCGcgtcgacgcgacgcgatgcgacgGCACCACGGATCGCTGCGgatcgcgacgcggcgcgcgcgATCCACGACGTGGTGGTCGCTCGCCGCGGCCGGGAGGGGGGCACGGGCGAACGGCGCAGCGAGATTTATCTCGCGATCGATCCGCGGGGAGCGCCTCGCGGCCTCCGAGATCCAGCGATATATCAACGCGGGGAAGGGGGGGAGAGAGCGATCAACGACACGCGACAACTTCGCGCTTAACAATTCGTACACCGCACCACGTCACACGACTCGTCCGCGAGAGAGTTATTCTTCACGAAAGCACcattctctcgcgcgcggcaCATACAGAAACACCATATCGCGTACCGTCTGGAGACTCTTGGTTCGGTCCCTCCTTGCCGTCGCCTTACGCCGGAAGAAGTGCGTGCGCGGGGCCGCGACTCGCGTTCTCGTAAGCGACCCCGTATTTActcgtacgtacgtacgtacgtacgtacgtgcCCGCCGCCGCGGTGGTTGTCTCGCAAGTGCAAAAAAGAGTCGGCGAGTCGTCGCTGCCACGGAACCGAGTGAGAGAGTAGAGGAAGTGACTGTGGTGTGCGCGACGGAGATCGCGCGAGTAGGGCGAAGGGGCGAGGTGGGGCAGCCGATGGCTGGTaagaaggagaggaggagCGAGGGAGCGAGATAGACACAGCGGGAAGATAAAGAGAGCGTGAGGGACTCGCCGCGCGCGAAGGCAGGAGGAGGACGATAGAGCACCACACGGACACACGTCGGGCACACGTACGGGATACTACGGATGCGCGGTGCGTGATGTACGCGTGTATTTCTCGAGAGGAGCGCGCGCCGTTCCTCGTTCACGtgtcgacgacgacgtcgtcgtcgtggtcCTCGCCGTCGTTACCGTCACTCCCGAGAAGAACGTTGAACGcccgtcgacgtcgacgtcaaTGTGTGCCGTGTGTCTCGGGGTCACTTAACGTGGACCGCCCGCGGAGCGAAACATCGCCTACTGTGGACAACCGACAACCGAACCGGTGCGCTACCAGCCGCGGACTGTTGTTCCGCCTACCCGAACGCAGATGTCGTGTCGTCGTTCCCGTGGAGCACAGGCGGAGCGTAGCTACGCTCGCCGCGGCCGCCGATTGGCCGGCGCGGCACGAAACCGTGCCACGTGACGGCACCGGCGAATATCGATTCGGGTTGCGCTGCGGCGGCATTTTTAAGTTTTCGTTGCGAGGTGGGAGGGCGGGAGGGGCCGGGGGCGAGGGTGAGACACACGGAGCGCACACGCCGCACACTGTACAGCCCCGGACCACATCGCGCGTGAGACTACCCTGACTGCCTCGCTTGCCGAAATCCCGGaatgccgccgccgccgtcgatATACCGAATTCGCGCTCGATATACCGAATAATACTAAATCCTCGACACGATCGCTCATCGCTCTCTATCgtctctctatctttctctttgccttcccccccccctctctctctctctctcgctttatttttttcattgtttccAACAGGACGACACAGTCACGCGATGACGGTTTTCGTCTAGGAGACTCTTTGAAAGTCAGGGGAGTCGAGACGTGATAATCCTTATCCGTCGTTTATTTTCCGCTCGACGAATTTTCGGTCTACCAATCATATgtcgacaaattttttaagcataTTGATTGGCTGCAGGATGgagaagttctcgagtttctaGAAATCCTCTATCTTGTAGTCAAtcaataacgtttaaaaaatatgttgtacGACAAATGAAATATTACCTTTTACGATCATACGCGCAGCTTCTTCGCATCTTTCGAGAAAATTCTAGACGTTGGGCGAACACGCATCTCGATTAGCTAAGATCCCAGCGACTTTAGTATACGCAATATTCGTATAAAAACGaccgtaattatatttaaaaaaaaacttgcacAATGGTATTCTGAGGTCATTATTCGTGACGCGACGCACAATAAGTATAATCCGCGATAAATAGGCATGTAACAAGACACAATGCACAACGATCAAGATGTATAATCTAAATAATTCGACACATtcgatttgcaattattttttagatcgTCTGTGTAAAAGATTGAAATACTAGCTCACGTCCTCACGTTCGGGCACAAATTTCAGACGAGAATTTAAGCAGTGCCGTTCCACGACGACTTACGAGACAATTTGCACGCTAATTAACGGAATTGCAGAATCGTGATGCAAATTCGAAACGTCATAGCGCGTTTGGCATTTCGATCCATTCGAGACACATAATGAGCGTGaagaaattacaattacacgCACCATGCGATAAACTTCCCAATATGTAgcttcttaatattattatcgacttaataaacgatttatatttctatataaataaagtattacaGCAGGTTTTTATCAATCGATTTTTGCGAAGAAAACTTTTATAGCTTTATTGAAAGACAAAAGCAATGTTACGAacgttgtaattttttttgtacacttgaaaattaaaatttatagtcGAAACATTGTGTGAATACTTGTTTCAATAAAGTTGCCAGTTAATTGTGTCGAGGAAGCTAAACTATTTCTGTTAAAGCAACGTTTATCGATATATAATCAACGGAACTTTCGAGGAAAACATATGCGATTCGCACTTATCACAAGAAATTTTACGAGTGCGAGGGTGagcgagatattttaatttattccagATATTCGTTCGATCGATGCACCAACAGCTGCTTGCACATACTCATTATGCAGAACAATTGCAAATACAACACGGGATCGTGTCGCCTATTCTCGCGCGCGGATGAATTGgataatttctcattaatctaacattaaaaagagaaaactttACGTGTTACATCAATAAAGCGTGCGGATATAcattttcatcaaaattttatgcCATCTTAAAAGATCGGCAATTTTTCTTATGAACGATCAATGTTTAACTGCaaagtaaaagaataataatgatataatggCGGTAATAATTCTgcgaaataagaaaaaatatataaaaaaagatgatgGATACGAGAGTTATTACGTGTAAAAAGCGAGACGGCAACAAAAATGCCATTACGAAATCTCTTGAATAAGTAATAgtgtataataaatctttttataattatactattctctataaataaagaataaattaaaaatagcagTGCCGATATTCTACGTTCGTAAAACTGTTTCTCGgatgttattattatagatttattaaagaaagacaTACGACATAagtatacattattttgtaacTTAAGGAATAATTAcagagaattatatattacatgatGGGTGTTCTCTTGAAAATACTGGTGAGGCTAGACGTAAAAGAGCACCGTTGTTCATTTGGTATTTTATTGAACgtaattttatcttctttttgcGCAGATTGTATACCTATGTAGCGTCTCATCGTCGAAAATCGTGAATTTCGAAATCGTACTTTCGCAAGAAACATTAACAATAACAGGTCACAAGTGTGAGCCAGTATCTTTCTTTTCGCGCACAAATAAGAGATAACACGCGTGAATATAATGCTTTGGATTTTCGTGATCAAAACACGACCATGCACGTTATTATGTTTCAAGTGCGAACGTGTATTAACATATTTGCTCGATTCGACCTCGAATGTCAGTGCGTAGACAATAACATCGAGGCTCGAATCCTTGAGCGTTACCCGAATCGATCAAACAATGTAACTTTAGATTGGCTGGGTTCGTTCGCGTTCGAATTTAAAGCTTtcgttatatatttacatattttaggTATTTTTCCGTGAAAAATACATAGGTACGTCTAACTTGGAGTAGAAATCAGCTCAGcgggtgggggggggggggcgggtGAAGATGATACTTGTTTCGTACATACATGTAGActcctatttatttataatcatacgtatgtataataatattacaacgTTGCAACTGTATAACAGTAAACAAGATTGAATATGCTCGATTGAAATACTTGGTGAATATGCCACTAAAACTGGCAAGTTGAGAATATGTACACATTGTAGGATGTCGCTTTATTGCCTCTAAGGGAGATATGTAATTGatactaaaaagaaaaaaaaagaggaaataatAGCGATATTAATTACAACAATTACAACGGGAGCGGGGAGTATAAGGTACACGCAGCAGTATTACAGTGGCAGCTGGCGACATTATCTTAACTATTATCACAGATTAATACAGACAGCTTCTGTCATAGCTGGACATGACCGatcgttatattttatcatcttGCTATCTACCCTtctgcaataaatattt
Coding sequences:
- the Ppa gene encoding F-box/LRR-repeat protein 14 encodes the protein MEESQLLMTELPSPLTPSAGRGGTTLLHRPGHYYHLHQPHLAIPTSQNQAILQHNSGGTAPHYGTDGNGACGGGGGTAGGGGNSAAAAAAAAAVAGGLPAYTISGQGGISSRHQLHPHQAHQRGTAATHGQPAASTHVSSLYPEILALIFSYLDVRDKGRAAQVCTAWRDAAYYRSVWRGVEARLHLRKQAPVLFACLVRRGVKRVQVLSLRRGLSDVLKGVPNLEALNLSGCYNITDIGITNAFCQEYPSLTELNLSLCKQVTDASLSRIAQYLKNLEHLELGGCCNITNTGLLLIAWGLKKLKRLDLRSCWHVSDMGIAHLAGLNRETADGNLALEHLSLQDCQRLSDEALRHVSLGLTTLKSINLSFCVCITDSGVKHLARMSSLRELNLRSCDNISDIGMAYLAEGGSRITSLDVSFCDKIGDQALVHISQGLFNLKSLSLSACQISDEGICKIAKTLHDLETLNIGQCSRLTDRGVHTVAESMKNLKYIDLYGCTKITTSGLERIMKLPQLSTVNLGLWHVR